The Deltaproteobacteria bacterium genome has a segment encoding these proteins:
- a CDS encoding heparinase II/III family protein → MKTTRRLWFFAIVVALAFSAPAIAAEHPFLIVKQDKFTELQGRASQPPWKEMKATAISMANSLTYPVAGTKIDKSKAMIKIMNYTALAYIVDPANRVTYKNKIRDTISHWSTHYPTLDHAVWADTVLGGSAYFMSVVALDIIYNDLTTTERTNAENILAAAQNGWNWPLNRYGAPLAFALFKGDRARIDSLKQLYRKEIFPPGDGNLAESRYVTADGAYPAGINYSWQRLAGGHDCCRAAKVYTRYVLEHTGEDSYYSTSVMRNFNRWLFTFGTTPFRTHTVFGDTENAITFNAGRNYFLDRYSAESAALASWYVNGALPNSEASLFTYILMTKQLPPGQKPTSQIFNDGGAAFWEKNSSELSLMGAMLNQTNSEWHTHKEVNSINLIGYGEYLLVNAGYAGAMSVYDAGGFDRAWIARNANSGNTVLIDRKDHLADIPPSISPVPGAGVTEGFVTAGLDYASGDSGKALPNGKHQRNFIFIHPQDGKNGYWLLFDEVNAISAALTTANVLLHPNSNSFTTIASEKEYQWKINGPFKRQTKDTFISIFLGTSPKAQSVLLKDSVWVRRDGYIINKYLDATFATDALGKANIATVLFPHDPTHAKANMVRLSGNGFTGASIDHGNSILDFALANSSTGTVQHGLVSFKGKASAYRLNNGLLSFYFVRQGTSFNDGTSQRRGFSSAANVSVYMKNTAGKIISPGTNVTFYYPGLTGVNLNGQTFSGATVSIPAGTHDISLVVGQNLPPAAPKNLHVVQ, encoded by the coding sequence ATGAAGACAACCAGAAGACTGTGGTTTTTTGCAATAGTAGTTGCCCTAGCTTTTTCAGCCCCAGCTATTGCCGCAGAGCATCCTTTCTTAATTGTAAAACAGGACAAATTTACCGAGCTTCAGGGGCGCGCGTCTCAGCCACCCTGGAAAGAGATGAAGGCCACGGCTATTTCCATGGCAAATAGTTTAACTTATCCTGTTGCTGGAACAAAAATCGATAAGTCCAAGGCTATGATTAAGATTATGAATTACACGGCACTTGCCTACATCGTCGATCCAGCAAATAGAGTAACTTATAAAAATAAAATTAGGGATACAATTTCGCATTGGTCCACGCATTATCCGACGCTCGATCATGCTGTTTGGGCCGATACGGTTCTCGGCGGTTCGGCTTATTTTATGTCGGTAGTGGCATTAGATATTATCTATAACGATTTAACAACTACCGAGCGCACCAATGCCGAAAATATTTTGGCGGCAGCCCAAAACGGTTGGAACTGGCCGCTCAATCGCTATGGAGCGCCTCTGGCGTTTGCCTTATTTAAGGGCGATAGGGCTAGAATTGATTCTCTAAAACAATTGTATCGCAAAGAGATATTTCCTCCCGGCGATGGGAATCTAGCCGAGTCGCGGTATGTTACTGCCGATGGAGCTTATCCCGCTGGTATTAATTATTCTTGGCAGCGATTAGCTGGTGGACATGACTGCTGCCGGGCAGCGAAGGTGTACACCAGGTATGTTTTGGAGCATACGGGAGAGGACAGCTACTATTCTACATCGGTCATGCGCAATTTTAACCGATGGCTTTTTACTTTTGGAACTACACCATTTCGCACCCATACGGTATTTGGCGACACTGAAAATGCTATTACATTTAACGCTGGTAGAAATTATTTTTTAGACAGATACTCGGCTGAAAGTGCAGCGCTGGCATCATGGTATGTAAATGGCGCATTGCCGAATTCCGAAGCCTCATTATTTACCTACATACTTATGACCAAGCAATTGCCCCCTGGGCAAAAGCCCACCAGTCAAATCTTTAATGATGGCGGCGCGGCTTTTTGGGAAAAGAATTCATCGGAGCTGTCCTTAATGGGCGCAATGCTAAACCAAACAAATTCCGAGTGGCATACACATAAGGAAGTTAATAGCATTAACCTAATAGGTTACGGTGAATACCTTTTGGTAAATGCGGGCTATGCTGGTGCCATGAGCGTGTATGATGCGGGAGGTTTTGATCGCGCATGGATAGCTAGAAATGCTAATTCGGGGAATACGGTGCTTATCGACCGAAAAGATCACCTTGCAGATATTCCACCCTCAATCTCGCCCGTGCCTGGTGCGGGCGTGACCGAAGGCTTTGTGACCGCTGGCCTAGATTACGCTAGCGGGGATTCGGGCAAAGCTCTTCCTAACGGCAAACATCAGCGCAATTTTATCTTCATTCATCCGCAGGATGGAAAAAACGGCTATTGGCTCCTCTTTGACGAGGTTAACGCAATCAGTGCGGCGCTAACAACGGCTAATGTGCTTTTACATCCCAATTCTAACTCCTTCACAACCATTGCCAGCGAAAAAGAGTATCAATGGAAGATAAACGGCCCATTCAAGCGCCAAACTAAGGATACTTTTATTAGCATCTTTTTAGGAACTAGCCCAAAAGCTCAGAGCGTATTGCTCAAGGATAGCGTATGGGTGAGGCGCGATGGCTATATCATAAATAAATATCTCGATGCGACTTTTGCTACGGATGCTTTGGGCAAGGCCAATATCGCGACGGTTTTGTTTCCCCATGACCCTACTCACGCCAAGGCCAATATGGTTCGCCTTTCAGGGAACGGTTTTACCGGTGCAAGTATCGATCACGGAAACTCGATACTCGACTTTGCCCTCGCAAACTCTTCTACCGGCACAGTCCAGCATGGATTAGTTTCTTTTAAGGGGAAGGCCAGCGCTTATCGGCTTAACAACGGTCTGCTTTCTTTCTATTTCGTGCGCCAGGGAACGTCCTTTAATGATGGAACATCTCAACGGCGCGGATTTAGCTCGGCGGCCAATGTTAGCGTTTATATGAAAAATACTGCGGGCAAGATAATATCGCCGGGTACAAATGTTACTTTCTATTATCCGGGGCTTACAGGCGTTAACCTTAACGGCCAGACTTTTTCGGGCGCAACGGTTTCTATTCCCGCTGGCACTCATGATATTTCGCTAGTCGTAGGTCAAAACCTGCCGCCGGCGGCGCCGAAAAATTTGCACGTAGTGCAGTGA
- a CDS encoding zinc-dependent alcohol dehydrogenase family protein: MKAMLLHRTLSLKTNCEPLTLADVPIPEPKAGEILIEVSACGVCHTDLDIIEGRTPPSFLPIIPGHQVVGRVVASNAKPQKFKIGDRVGVGWIFSSTGDSSENIADTFKATGRDANGGYAEFMCVSEDYAYKIPDVFSDIEAAPLLCAGAVGYRALKLVANFKDGNALGLMGFGGSNHLVLQLARHLYPHSSIFVFARDATERAFALELGAAWAGDVAEAPPQKLDAVIDTTPAWKPVVEALTHLKPGGRLVINAIRKQDSDKEYLLNLCYEKHLWMEKEIKSVANVTHFDLEDFLPVAAQIPLKPHVQTYALGEANKALVDLKCGSIRGAKVLRACCPTRP, translated from the coding sequence ATGAAAGCCATGTTGCTCCACCGAACCTTATCTCTAAAAACCAATTGCGAGCCGCTTACGCTTGCGGACGTTCCCATTCCCGAGCCCAAAGCAGGCGAGATCCTAATTGAAGTATCTGCCTGTGGAGTCTGTCACACTGACTTAGATATTATCGAGGGGAGAACTCCTCCTAGTTTCTTGCCAATCATACCAGGCCATCAAGTAGTTGGCCGCGTGGTTGCCTCAAATGCAAAGCCGCAAAAATTTAAAATTGGAGACAGGGTTGGTGTTGGTTGGATTTTTTCTTCTACGGGAGACTCTTCCGAAAATATTGCCGATACATTCAAGGCCACCGGACGAGACGCTAATGGTGGCTATGCTGAGTTTATGTGCGTTAGCGAAGATTACGCCTATAAAATACCTGACGTCTTTTCAGATATCGAAGCGGCACCGCTCCTTTGTGCGGGAGCTGTTGGTTATCGCGCTTTAAAATTGGTGGCAAATTTTAAAGATGGAAACGCTCTCGGGCTTATGGGCTTTGGCGGATCAAACCACCTGGTTCTCCAATTAGCAAGACATTTATACCCCCACTCTTCTATATTTGTCTTTGCGCGAGATGCTACGGAAAGGGCTTTTGCCCTAGAGCTCGGTGCGGCCTGGGCCGGTGATGTTGCCGAAGCTCCGCCGCAAAAGCTCGATGCCGTAATCGATACTACGCCGGCATGGAAGCCAGTCGTGGAGGCACTTACCCACCTAAAGCCCGGAGGACGACTGGTTATTAACGCTATCCGGAAACAAGATTCCGACAAGGAATATTTGCTCAACCTTTGCTACGAAAAACACTTATGGATGGAAAAGGAAATTAAATCTGTCGCCAATGTAACGCATTTTGATCTAGAGGATTTTCTTCCCGTAGCGGCACAAATTCCATTAAAACCACACGTGCAAACTTATGCACTTGGGGAGGCGAACAAGGCACTAGTAGACCTGAAGTGCGGAAGTATTCGCGGAGCTAAGGTTTTAAGGGCGTGTTGTCCAACCCGCCCTTAA
- a CDS encoding type II toxin-antitoxin system VapC family toxin — MILVDTSVWVDHFRRRNDDLSILLRDGQVACHDFVIGELACGNLRNRNMVLQLLSEIARAEIASHVEVLLLLEERKLTGKGIGWIDAHLLASCLISHLRLWTRDAALANAAALLGCHFSAGR; from the coding sequence GTGATTTTGGTCGACACATCGGTTTGGGTAGATCACTTTCGTCGGCGAAACGACGATTTATCTATTCTTCTCAGAGATGGACAGGTTGCCTGCCATGACTTCGTCATCGGAGAACTGGCCTGCGGAAATCTTAGGAACCGAAATATGGTCTTGCAACTTCTATCAGAAATAGCAAGAGCTGAGATAGCCAGTCACGTTGAGGTGCTGCTGCTACTTGAGGAGCGAAAACTTACTGGGAAAGGCATTGGCTGGATCGATGCTCATCTATTAGCTTCGTGCCTTATTTCCCATTTGCGCTTATGGACGAGAGATGCTGCACTAGCCAATGCGGCGGCATTACTGGGATGCCATTTTAGCGCGGGGCGATAG